In Haloarcula ordinaria, the genomic window TATTACGCTGCCAACATGGAGCGACTCCGTTGCGCCCGTCCGTCGAGCTGCGGAACTCTGTCGAAACCTCGATGACCTACGGGTCTGCGCGTCGGGAGTTGCACCGGACGTCATCAGGGGGATTCGGGACGCTGCCGTCGAGGACAGGGCCGAGGTCGAAGTCGTGGCAACGGCGAGTGCAATCGACGTCATCCGAGATGACTCCACAATGCGAGGCTGGTTCGCTGACCTCGGCGATGCCGGGGGCCAGGTTTACGAACATCCGGGGCACCCATATCTTATCGGCCTTTGTGACCGGACTGCGGTCATCGGAGTGAACGATGACGCTGGGATGCCCCGGGGACTCATCGAGTCGACGGATACGGTGGCCTACGAGTGGGTTCGCTCGATGTTCGATCAGTGCCGGGAGGAGTCTGAGCCGGTGGGCGACGGAGCGTTCTCCGGGTGAGGGCTGTCGCGTATCCAAAGCACGGAGATACCGGAGCCGTTCCGGCAGAGTCGTCCACGGCAGATGGATTTCCAAGAATCATAACCATTATCCTATTGTCAGAAATACACTTGTTATGGCGTCGTCTCCCGACACGGTCGAGTTCCTGGCCCGTTCGGAGAATCGTGTTCGGGCGCTGAAAGTGCTTGGTGACCGTTCGTGTGACCGGGATGAACTCGCGGAGGCGGTCGGTATCTCACGGGTGACGGCCCAGCGTATACTCGACGCCCTCGTCGGGCGCGGGTGGGTCACCGATGAGGGCCGCACGTATCGAGCGACTCAGTCCGGAACCATCGTTTCCGAGGAGTTCGAGTCGCTCCTGGATACGATGGAGGCAATGCGACGACTCTCGGCAGTCGTGCCATGGCTCCCTCCTGATTTCGACGTCGACCTCCGGCGACTGACCGACGCTCGGGTTTTTCTCCCCGCACCCGACGACCCGATGTCACCGGTTAGACGCTCGACTGACCGAATGGGTGAGGCTGACTCCGTCCGCGGTCTCGGGACGGGTATCGCCCCCGATGCCTTACGGGTCAACCGCGACTGTGTCGTCGACGACGGACAGTCGCTCGAGGTCGTTTTCTCCGACGGCGTGCTGGAGGTCATCGCCGCGGACGCGCGAATGTCGGAATGGGTACGGGAGATGCTCGACGCCGGCGCGTCGCTGTATCGCCACGAGGATATCGGCCTTCTTGCCGGTGAGTTCGACCGTGAAGTAGTCGGGATAGGAGTCGGGGATGGGTCGGGTGTTCCACAGGGATATATCGAAAGTCGAGACGACGAGGTCCGAAACTGGTTCGAGAGGACGTTCGAGCGGTACCGTTCGAACGCTGAACCGGTCAGGAAGAAGCTGTTCACGGTGTGAACGCCGTTCACGGAGCGTCTATATCTCCGTTCGTGGCGTTCTACCTTTATGTACGCCTTGCGACTGACACACGGGAAGGCAGCACAGAACGAGGGGGGACGCGGTGACATCGGACGGCTCCTGATTGTAGCCGTCGTCGCCATAATGGTCACGAGTTCGTTCGTCGGGTTCATGACGTCGACGGCGGCGGCCGAAACGCTTCCGTCGGGCGTCGTCGGGGTATCGCAATGCGGTCCGCTGGATCAGGCGAACCAGGAGTACTGGCTCACGGCGGACATCGTGGACGCTCCTGGCGACTGTTTTGTTGTCACCGCAGTTGGTGTCACACTCGATGGGCGGGGGTTCACCATCGATGGGGATGGGCCCAGCGGTTCAGATGCCGGCGTACGGGTCCAATCGGACGACGCTGTCGTGAAGAACGGGACGATTCAACAGTTCTCCTATGGAGTCTATACAGACGGAGATAACGGAGAAGTACGGAATTTGCTTCTGAAGGATAATACGGACGGTGTCTCTGTCATCGTGAGATACGTCTCTGGTGCCTGGGTCGGCCCGTCGAATACCCTCGTGGCCGACAACGAGATTCAGGGGAGAAACGGAATACAGGTAAACGGCGCGAGCGGCACGACCATTCGTGACAACACGCTCCAGGGAACCGGGGAACAGGGCTTTACTCGTTATCAAGGGATCCGTGTTTACCAGGTCTGGACGAACGCGCCGACCAGCGACAACCGAATCAGTGGGAATACGGTCGGTGGGTTCGAACGCGGTATCTCGCTTGAAGGGGGGAGTGGTACCAACAATCAGATTACGGATAACACACTGACGGGGAGCCGGTACGAGAATATCGTCGTTTCCGGGATAGCTGATACACAGGTCCTGCGTAACACCGTCACGGGGGGCGGAATCGGGATCCAAGTCGGCGGAACGGGGACGACAGTGTCAGGGAACCAAGTCACGGACATCAGAGTCGCTGGCTCGAACACTATCGGGATCGTCGTGCGGGGTGGCACTGACGTCGAGATCTCCGATAACATCGTTCGGAACATCCGGAACAGAGGGATTGAGCTCGTGAGCGGGCAGAACATCCGAGTGCTCCGGAACACCGTCACGGACATCGATACGGCTGGCATAAACGTCGGCACGAGCAGCGTCGATCAGGTACTCCTCGCCAACAATACGGTTCAGCAAAACGGGGACGGCGTCCGTACCGACGGAGCGACGAACGTCCTCGTGCGCGACACGCTGTCGACGAACAACGGGGAGTTCGATTACGAACAGTGGACGCGCGTTTCGGCGGTCGACCTGCTCCGGTTCGAGACCAGTACAGCAACCCTCTCGGGAACGGCGTACGACGTCGACCTCCGCGGGCTACGGACCGGCGAGACGCTTCCGACCCCACGTGACGGGTTCGTCGCGGTCGGCCCTGCGTTCTTCGCCACGGACGAGGCCAGCGTCGGAACCGCGTACCTCGACGGGCTGACGCTGCACTACACTGACGCGGACGTCTCCTCGCTTGACGAGTCGTCGCTCCAGATATGGGTCTACGACACGGCCGCCGGAACGTGGGCGAGCCTCCCCGGGCCCACGGTCGACGCCAACACAAACACGGTGACGGTCGACCGCTGGACGTTCTCCGGGGCACACTACGTCGCTCTACTCGGCCAGACGGAAGTCTCGGTGACTATCACCAACCCGAACGACGGTGAGATACTCAATACGACGAACGTTCTGCTCACCGGCACGGCGACGAGCACGACCGGGACGGTGACCGACGTCGAGGTGAGTCTTGATGGCGGATCGTTCCAACCCGCCACGGTCTCGGGCACCGACTGGAGCTACGCTCTCGACTCCCTGACGGAAGACGAACACATGGTCGTGGTGCGGGCGACTGACGAACTCGGCATCTCCAACACCTCGAACGTCTCGTTCACTGTCGACATGACGCCGCTCACCATCGAGACGGTGACGCTCGATCCGAGGCTCGTCGGCGGCGGCGACACGGTCACGGTCACCGTCTCGGCATCGGATGCGAACGGCGTGACGGGCGTCACGGCCGACGATATCTCGCTCACGCAGGACACGGGCGGCAATTGGACAGGTAGCCTCACCGCGCCGACGTCTGACGGGTCCGTGACCGTCGACGTGGTCGCCACCGACACCGCCGGCAACCAGGCCACAGCCTCCGACTCGTACACCGTGGACGCCACGGCTCCGACGGTGACGCTCTCGGCACCCACGACGAGTACGACCGCGGCAGTCGAGGTGACCGGCTCGAGCATGGACGCGAACGGTGTCGCTTTCGCGGAACTCCTCGTCGATGGGACCTCTCAGCCGCTCACGCTCGCCGCCGACGGGTCGTTCTCGGTGACACTAACCCTCGCGAACGGAACCCACACGCTGACGCTCGGCGCGGAGGACGCCGTCGGTAACCGTGCGGAGACGAGCGTGACGGTGACGATCACCCTCGACACCGACGGCGATGGCCTGACCGATGTCGAAGAGGAGGCCCTCGGTACTGATCCGACCGTCGCGGACACTGACCGCGACGGAGTGAGTGACGGGGACGAAGTCAACACATACGGCAGCGATCCGCTGAACCCCGACACCGACGGTGACGGACTGAGTGACGGTAGCGAAGTCGGCGGGAACTTCGTCGGGTTCCCCAGCGATCCGACGCTCGTCGACACCGACGGTGACGGACTGAGCGACAGCGAGGAAATTCGGACTACCGAGCCATACACCTACATCACGGCCCCGAGCAACCCCGACACCGACGGTGACGGGCTGACCGACCCCGACGAATACGAGCAGGGCACCAACCCACGTATCGCCGACACCGACGGCGACGGCGTCGACGATGGTACCGAAGTCTCGCTAGGGACGGACCCCTTAGACCCGAGTGACGAGGGGAATCCGGACAATCTCGACAGCGACAACGACGGTCTCACGAACGGTGAAGAAGCCGCTCTGGGGACGGACCCGGCGGTGGCAGACACCGACGGTGACGGCCTGCTCGACGGCGAAGAGGTGGCCACGCACGGCACCGACCCCACGTTAGCGGATACTGACGGCGACGGGCTCGGTGACGGTGACGAACTCAACACTCACAGCACCGATCCTTTGACCGCCGACACTGACGCTGGAGGCGTCGACGACGGCGAGGAGGTCGCTGCAGGCACCGATCCGACCAACCCCGCCGACGACGCGTTCGCGCTGGACAGTGACGGTGATGGACTGAGCGACGGCCGCGAGGCCGAACTGGGAACGGACGCAACTGTCACCGACACCGACGGCGACGGCTTGCCCGATGGCGAGGAAGTCGACACTCACGGTACTGACCCGCTGACCGCAGACACGGACGGCGATGGCGTCTCTGACGGTGACGAGGTTGCAGGTGGGAGCGATCCACTGGACGCGAACGATCCGACGCCACAGGACTCCGACGGTGACGGCCTCTCCGATCTAGAGGAAGAGGCCTTAGGCACCGACCCGACCAATCCCGACACCGATGGTGATGGCCTCGGCGACGCCGAGGACGACCGCCCACTCGACGCGACTGCTGACTCCGACGGCGACGGACTGACCGACGCCGCAGAGATCCTGACCTACAATACGGATCCCACGGCGGTCGATTCTGACGGCGGTGGCGTGGCCGACGGTGACGAGGTTGCCGCTGGCAGTGACCCGAACGACCCGGCAGACGACGCGTTCGGGTTAGACAGTGACGATGATGGTCTGAGCGACGGCCGCGAGGCCGAACTGGGAACGGACGCAACTGTCACCGACACCGACGGCGACGGCTTGCCCGATGGCGAGGAAGTCGACACTCACGGTACTGACCCGCTGACCGCTGACACCGATGGTGACGGCATCTCCGACGGTGACGAGATTGCAGGAGGGAGCGACCCGCTGGATCCGAACGATCCCACCGCGCAGGACTCCGACGGAGATGGACTCACCGATTCAGAGGAAGCAGCTCTCGGGACCGATCCGCAGAATGCCGACACTGACGGCGACGGAGTGACCGACGGTGAGGAAGTCAATGCCGGGACCGACCCACTCGTGTCCAATGATGAGGAGAGTGACGATGAAGGCGATGATGAGGAGAGTGACGATGAAGGCGATGATGAGGAGAGTGACGATGAAGGCGATGATGAGGAGAGTGACGATGAAGGCGATGATGAGGAGAGTGACGATGAAGGCGAGGACGATAACGAGTAAATAGGAGTAAGAACAAACGGGATTCTCGTTCGAATGAATTCTCGTACTATCGAAGACGAAGAGAGACTATATGAACTCCGGACTATCTTTCTAAATATTCCCACCATTCTTAACAGACAGTGGAATGGTTGCTAGCTGCCATTTCGAATCGTTTCTCTGAATCTAGCACTAAGAATATCGAATTTTCGCGCGAAACGCCAGACGTGAAGCAGAGATTCAGCACCGCCGCTGGAATCTGTCACCGACTGAGGGTTCCAACAGAGCCAAAAGTACATATCCTCGACGTATATTGGTGCGCCGTAGTTGAGGCAGAACGACGCACCTCTCCACAGCAGTTACCGACTAACCGGCATCACGTAAGCTGGTCGCCCACCTCACGCGCCGCTCGTTTGCCTGATTGAATGGCTCCCTCCATGTAGCCACACCACTGCGTCGCTGTTTCCGTCCCAGCCCAGTGGAGGCGCCCGACAGGTTCGCGGAGTACCTCGCCATACCCGGTCATCGTTCCCGGCGTCATGTTCCCAGCGTAACAGCCCGCCGACCACGGCTCGTTCGTCCACGCTTGTTCCACGTACTCAAGCGGTTCAGCGGCCTGGAGACCAAAAAACCGCGTGAAGTCCTCTAGCACATTCTCACGACGCTCGGAAGCGTCTCGTTCACTCCAGGTCCGTGCTGTGTTCGCTACGATGAAGCCGACCAAGGCTCCCCCTGTGCTGTCGGCGGGCGTATCATCGAAGATGAACCCGACTACACCGTCATCAACGAGCACGAAGCCCGAATATCCGTCGTTGCGCCAGAACGGTTCCTCGTAGGTCGCGACGCACTTGATCGTCGATCCCATCGGCATCCGCTGCGTGAGCGCATCCCGTCGGGCCGGAAGCGGGGGATCGTAAGCAATCCGTCCGGCGAGTGTCGGTGGAATGGCCACGATCACGTACGATTCAGCGTACGTCCCGGTATCAGCGTCGACGGCCACACCGGTGTCGTCCTGGGTGATGGCTCTGACAGGGGCTTCGAGATGAACGGCCTCGCCCAATTCGTCGGCCAACAGTTGGGAGAATTGCTGGGCGCCATCCACGATGCGGCGTTCCTGTGCACCCCCTTCCACGCTAGTAATCGGCTCGACACCGCCGGCGGCGTGGATGTAAAAGAGGAAATACAGAAACGATATGTCGGCTGGTTCCGCCGTAAACAAGGCTCGTACGACGGTATCGAAGGCCGCTCGGGCGGCCTCCGTCTCGAGAGTTTCGTCTTTCCATGATTCGACGGTCGTCGCGTCCCATTCCTTGGCCTTGGGCGCACTGTACGGTGCGTCAAGCGGAATTTGGTTTCGGAAGGTATCGATCTGACCGAATGCGTCCATCAGTTCCGACAGGGATTCCGCCGGAAGCGCTTGAAGCGTCTCATCGTGTTCCCTGACAGTACCCTCTACCGCGAGTTGGCCGTTCCCGTCGTCGTATTGGCGGACTGTTTCAAGGCCAAATTCTTCAATCAGTTCCTGCACGTGGTCCTGCGTGGGACCGATCCACTGACCACCGAGGTCGATCCGTTCCCCGTCGGCCAACTTGTAATCAAGTGTTCGACCACCAACACGGTCGCGGGCTTCGAGGACCGTGACGTTGTGATCGTCTCTCATCAGTTCCCGAGCCGCTGTGAGTCCTGCAAGTCCAGCACCGACGATGACAGCGCCACGGTCTTGGTTGCCCCGGGTAGTCATCTTACGATACCCCGTGTAGGTGTGGGCATTGTTTGTCCCTGATTGTCATCTGGTACCACCTCTCAAGAAGCCGTTCGACATAGCCAGTATTAAATCGGTATGTGTCCAGTCGACCACCGTACTGAACTCGTCCTCTGTAGTCAGCAAGCTCAATCTGCCACCTTCTACTGGAAGCCTTACCAACTGCTGCTCGTAGGGCACGCATCGGTTAGGAATGTCGGTGTAGAACTATCCCGTCTCCAGTGACGTTCGCGTCCTCTGTGGTCCATCTATCAGAACGACGGATGCGTAGTAACCGAAAATCGACCCGCCATGCTGAGTCCTACCCCGCTGGACGATGTCGCGTTTCTCGCCCGGTCGGCCCACCGTGTCGGAGTGCTCGAAATCCTCGCCGACGGTCCCATTACGCGCCGCGAACTTCACGACGAGACCGGCATCTCTCAGCCGACTCTCGGGCGTATCCTCGAACCCTTTCGGAATCGCAACTGGGTCGAACGCCGCGGGCAGGAATACGTCCTCACCGCGTGGGGGCACCTTCTCGCGGACGATTTCGGTGACCTGCTAAACACGGTTGAGAGCATCCAGCGTCTCAGCGACGTGGTCCAGCAACTCCCGATCGACGAGATGGACTTCGACATCAGGGAGTTCCGCGACGCCACTGTCACGAAACCGACGACCGGGGATGTGTTTCGTCACGTCCGTCGGGTGGAGGAGCTACTCTACAACGCCGATCACGTGGTTAACGTGACGCCGACTATCGCCCCGGGCAAGGTAGAGGAGTACGAACAACAACTGTCGCGTTTCCTTGACGGAAACCAGCGGGCCGAAGCCATCATCCCCGCCGAGGCGCTGAACACGGCGGAGGTCGCCGCTCACCTCGCAGCCACGGTCCGAGCTCCCCTCGAATCGGGGCGTGCAGCCGTCTACCTGTACGATGGGAATATTTCGACGCTTCTCGCCGTCGCAGACGGGATGGCCATGCTGGTACCGGTCGACGAGCAGGACGTCCCGGTCGCTCTCATCGAAACCGAGAACGCGACGATCCGGTCGTGGGTCGAGACAAAAATCGACGAATACCGCGAGAAGTCGACGGAGTTGACGATCGAGGACCTCCCAGAATAACCGCGGAGTTGCGAGAGGTGAAAGAGTTGCGCTAAGCATCATTATCCCCCCGGAACGCCATCTATTGTATGTGATGACGATACAGACCTCGCGAGCGGTCACTGAGGTACAGACGGACGCACACCACCGACAGGGGGGTGTCTGAGATGGCATCCGAACGCATCCGGGAGATGGGCGTGCGGACGCTCGCGCGGACGACGGGGTTCTACCTGTCGGTCCTCGTGTTCGTGTTCTTCTGGCTGCTGGCGTTCAACTTCCAGCTGTGGGCGGTGTTCGTGGGCTGGTTCGACCCGGAGCTATCGAGCACCATCCACTTCGTCCACAACATCGCGCTGGCGTCGTTCGTCTGGGTGTGGGGGCTGGCGATGCTGGCCCAGCTCTACCGGCCGGCGAAGCGCGTCACGGCGATGCAGGTCGCTGTGCTCCTCGTCCTCGCTGACGCGGGCGTCTCGGTGGTGGCCGGGGTGGCCACCGCTGAGTCGCTGCTGTTCTTCGGCCCCACCCTCCTGGCGGCGGCACTCCACCCCTCTCGCGGCGAGGTGTTCGGCTTCGCCCGCGTCTCCCGCGAGGATATCGACCCCGTCGTGCTCGCTGTCGCCGCCCTGGCCGTCGTGCCCGTGGGGCTGTACGTGCTCGGTCAGCTGAACCTTCAGGCTACCCTCGACGACTCGCACGTCGCGCTCACCCACTACTCCACCATGGGGTACTTCAGCGTCAGCATAATCGTGCTCGCGCTCCTGGCGGCCGTCCGTACGCGGGGTCGTCGGTTCCCGGCCTACGCCGCCGGCGTGATGGCGCTCGGGATCGCCGCCGCGTCGGTGTTCTACCCGACGGCGTCCGGGCTCGACCCCCTCTGGTCCGGGCTGGCGACGGTCTGGGCGCTCGCCATCGTTGGGGCCTACGAATGGTCGGTCCGGCGCGACACGGTGCGTTCGACCGCGACCGCACCAGAGCGTCCGAACGTATCACCTTAAACCACTACGAATCCACGAGACCATGCCCACGAATCCGAACTTCCTCGAACGGCTACTGCTGTTCCGACTGAACAGGGGCCCCGCCCCGCTTCTCGACCTGTTCGGTGCGGCGAGCTTCGAGGCGCTCACACTGGCACTCGACATGGAACTCCTCGACGCGCTCGACGGCGAGGGGCTCGCGCTGGAGGAGATCGCGGCCCGATTCGATGCCGACGATATCGGTATCCGAATCCTGCTCGACTTCCTCGCGGCACAGGGCTACGTCGTCGAGAGCGCCGGGCGCTACCGGAACACGGCGATGACGACGAAGTGGCTGACCACGGGCTCGGAGACGAACCTGGCGCCGTGGCTGTCCTTCTGGAACGAACTCGTGCTCCCCTTCTGGGAACGGCACCTCGAGCGCGCGGTCCTCGACGGGAAGCCGCCGATGACCATCTACGAGTGGTTCGACGAGGAACCGACGCGGTGGGAGACCGCCCAGGACGGGTTCCGGGCGGCTGCAGCCGTCGTGGTAGACGACATCACCGAACGGGTCGGCGTCCCCGACGGTGCATCGACACTTCTCGACGTCGGCGGCGGTCACGGCCTCTACGCGATCGAACTGTGTCGAGCACACCCCGACCTCACGGCTACCGTCTTCGACAATCCAGACGCGCTCGAAGCGGCTCGACGGGAGATTACGGCCGCGGGGGTCGAGGACCGAGTGACCACAGCCGCCGGCGATTACTGGACCGACGACCTCGGGAGCGGGTACGATATCGCGCTCGTCTTCAACGTCGTTCACGCTCACGACGACGCGGAGAACCGCCGGTTGCTGAGTCGCGTCAAAGAGGCCTTACGGCCGGGGGGCCGAATCGCCATCCTTGATCAGTTGGAGGGCTCTGCCCGGATGCCGGTCGGCAAATCGTTCCTCGGATTCGAGGGGTTGACCTATCTGTCTACGTTAGGGGCCAAAACGCACCCATACGAGGAGGTCGCCGAGTGGCTTCGATCGGCCGGATACGAGAACGTGACGCGTTCCACAATCCGTCTGGGAGGGCCGCGAAGTACACTCGTTCAGGCGACGAGGGCGAGGTGATCGGATGACTGTCCGAACTGACGGGGAGTCCGTCATCGAAACGGTTGCCGAAGGCTTCGAACCCGTACGAGAGGCGTTTGCGGAGAACTTCCGGACCCGAGACGAACTCGGGGCCGCCTGCGCCGTCTACTGTTGTGGCGAGCCAGTCGTCGGTCTCTGGGGTGGCTACCGGGACACTGCCTGCACGCACCAGTGGGCGGCCGACACGATGGTCCTCGTGGCTTCCGGGACGAAGGGGATGGCGGCGGCGGCCATCGCCGTCGCGCTCTCGCGGGGGCTGTTCGCGCTCGACGACCGAATCGCTGACCACTGGCCGGCGTTCGCCCAGCATGGGAAGGGCGAGGTCACGGTTCGCCAGTTGCTGAGTCACCAGGCGGGGCTCGCGACGCTCGACGGGCGTCTGTCGCCCGAACAGATCGCCGACACGGAGTTCCTCTCAGATCTGCTCGCAGCCAAGGAACTCGACTGGGAGCCCGGCACCCATCAGGGCTACCATACGTTTACACTGGGCTGGTACGCGAGTGAACTGCTCCGGCACACCGACGGGCGGACACTGGGCCAGTTCTTCGCCGAGGAAGTGGCCGAACCGCTCGGTCTCGAGTTTTACATCGGGCTCCCCGAGGACGTCTCAGACGGCCGCGTGGCTGACCTTGATGCCTTCGGACATCTGGATATGCTCCAGAACTTGCTCACGATGTCGCCCAGGTTCGTCCTGTCCTTTTTCAATCCGTGGTCGGTGACGAGTCGGGCACTGAACGTCCTCGCCACTAGGCAGCCGAGCGACCTCAACAGTCCAGCGTTTCGTGGGGTCGAGATTCCGTCGGCCAACGGCATCGGAACCGCCCGCTCAATGGCACGACTGTACGGCGACCTCGCGACGGGCGGCGAAGCGCTGGGTCTCGACGAGACCGTGTTCACGGAACTGAGCGCACCCCCTGTACCGCCATCAGGTGACCGGAAGGATGTCATCATCGGCATCGAGACGGCGTATGCGATGGGGTACTCGAAGCCATCGCCTGACTTCCGGTTCGGGACGTCCGACGCCGCGTTCGGCACGCCCGGTGCCGGCGGATCATTCGGATTCGCGGACCCCGACGCGGACCTGGGCTTCGCCTACACCCCGAACCGGATTGGCCCCCACCTGAAGGACGACCCCCAGGAGGTGGCACTCAGGGACGCTGTTTACGAGTGCATCGAATGTCGGGACTCGGAGACGGCTCCAATCCGCACCTGACGCAACTTTTCTGAACCACATACGAGGAGAGCGGCTCTGTTGAAATCCACAGTATCGGACAGTATCAACGTGACCAGCTCAGAGGCTGAGTTCAGCAGGAGATACAGTTATGCTATCAAACAGCGTACACCGACAGTTGGAGAGAATAGATGGCAATATCGAACGCGAACGTCGAGGCGAACCGAGCGATAATTGAGCGAGAGAACGACGAGATCAACACGGGAGGCTCCTTCGACTATATCGACGAGTTATACGCCGAGGAAGTTATCGTGAACATCACTCGAGCGGGGGCTGAGAAGCCGCTGGCGAGCCGCGAAGCCATCAAAAACCTTTACCAGGAGTGGAAAATTGCATTCCCCGATCTCCGTGTCGAGGTGGAGCACGAAGCAGCCGAGGGAGATATCGTGATGCAATACGTCACGATGCGCGGAACCCATAAGGGGGTATTCCGTGGTGTCGAGCCAACCGGAAACGAAATCGCCGTTCCTGCCTTCCATATGCGGCGGATCAAGGATGGGAAGATCGTTGAGACAGCGTCAACCTCCTCGTTCGGAACGCTTCTTCGACAGATCGGTGTCGAACTCCCGGTCGAGTCGTAACTGAATGCCCCGAGTCGAATCACTCGTCTTAGGGGTTCAATCAAAGCCCACGAAACGTATCGTCACTTGCTGTATTCGCGCTATAGTTCGGTCACGGCCACTTAGAATTGTCACGGGCTGAGGGTTTCAACAGAGCCATGAGAGCACGACTTCGGGTCCTGGGCTGAGGCTTGGCAGCACCGTAGCGGTGAACGATCCCCAGGCGACCCTTGTCGGAATCCCCATCATCTCCGACTCGTTCGTCACCGGTTGACTCGGCCTGGCTGATACCGCCGGCCATAGCACCTGCCCTACTCGTGATGGTCGCAGGCAAGTTGCTCACCCGGTTGTGACAACCGCGTCGTGGAAGCTGTGAATCGCGTCCATGAGTTCTTGGCGCTCTTGGTCAGGAAGTTCAAACGCCTGGTGGATTTCACCGAGGCTGTTTGGTCCAAATGCGCTAAGTACGGCCGATTGGATGGATTCTTGAGCATCTTGTGAGCAATATCTCGCAGTGCCTACGGTTTGTGAGTCCCAGCGTACGGTCTTTCGACAGATTGCGTGCCGATCATACACTGACTGGCCAGTATACAACTCAACGCCACTGTATGATCGCACTTCACTCGCTGG contains:
- a CDS encoding serine hydrolase domain-containing protein; the encoded protein is MTVRTDGESVIETVAEGFEPVREAFAENFRTRDELGAACAVYCCGEPVVGLWGGYRDTACTHQWAADTMVLVASGTKGMAAAAIAVALSRGLFALDDRIADHWPAFAQHGKGEVTVRQLLSHQAGLATLDGRLSPEQIADTEFLSDLLAAKELDWEPGTHQGYHTFTLGWYASELLRHTDGRTLGQFFAEEVAEPLGLEFYIGLPEDVSDGRVADLDAFGHLDMLQNLLTMSPRFVLSFFNPWSVTSRALNVLATRQPSDLNSPAFRGVEIPSANGIGTARSMARLYGDLATGGEALGLDETVFTELSAPPVPPSGDRKDVIIGIETAYAMGYSKPSPDFRFGTSDAAFGTPGAGGSFGFADPDADLGFAYTPNRIGPHLKDDPQEVALRDAVYECIECRDSETAPIRT
- a CDS encoding ester cyclase; the encoded protein is MAISNANVEANRAIIERENDEINTGGSFDYIDELYAEEVIVNITRAGAEKPLASREAIKNLYQEWKIAFPDLRVEVEHEAAEGDIVMQYVTMRGTHKGVFRGVEPTGNEIAVPAFHMRRIKDGKIVETASTSSFGTLLRQIGVELPVES